A window of the Erpetoichthys calabaricus chromosome 10, fErpCal1.3, whole genome shotgun sequence genome harbors these coding sequences:
- the hsd17b7 gene encoding 3-keto-steroid reductase isoform X2 encodes MAARSALLHSHPEADISLLKVDVGDMNSVLEAAKEIKKRYSRLDYIYLNAGIMPNPQLNLKVFVKGLFSRKVVRMFATGEGLLTQEDHVNANGLQKVFATNVFGHFILIKELEPLLCCPSMTSQLIWTSSSNAHKSAFSLDDYQHSQGIESYSSSKYASDLLSLALNRQFNRRGLYSSVTCPGLVMTNLTYGILPSFFWTLIMPIMFLIRFFTNSFTLTPYNGAEALVWLYKQNPESLDPRAKYHSCTSGLGNNYVNPKKMDLREDTAEAFYKQLLELEHKLRQKVGVAEEAIK; translated from the exons ATGGCAGCCCGGTCTGCATTACTCCACTCCCACCCTGAGGCGGATATTTCCCTCCTGAAGGTCGATGTTGGCGACATGAATTCTGTTTTAGAGGCTGCCAAAGAAATCAAAAAGAG ATATTCGAGATTAGACTACATATACCTCAATGCAGGGATTATGCCCAATCCTCAGCTGAACCTAAAGGTGTTTGTGAAAGGCCTCTTTTCCAG GAAAGTGGTAAGAATGTTTGCAACTGGAGAAGGCCTGCTGACCCAAGAGGATCATGTCAATGCGAACGGATTACAGAAGGTTTTTGCTACTAATGTCTTTGGTCATTTTATTCTG atcAAGGAGCTGGAACCACTATTATGTTGTCCTTCAATGACCTCCCAGCTAATATGGACTTCCTCCAGCAATGCTCACAAATCTGCATTCAGCCTGGATGACTACCAGCATAGTCAAGGAATAGAATCTTATAGTTCATCCAAATATGCTTCTGACCTGCTCAGCTTGGCCTTGAACAGGCAATTCAACAGACGG ggACTGTATTCATCTGTAACATGTCCAGGGCTTGTAATGACAAACCTTACATATGGAATCCTACCATCTTTTTTCTGGACATTGATAATGCCAATCATGTTTTTG atccgttttttcacaaattctttcacTCTTACTCCCTACAATGGAGCAGAGGCTTTG gtGTGGCTATATAAGCAAAATCCCGAATCATTAGATCCCCGTGCAAAGTATCACAGTTGCACATCAGGACTTGGGAATAACTATGTCAACCCAAAAAAG atggATCTTAGGGAAGACACAGCAGAAGCATTTTATAAGCAACTACTTGAACTGGAGCACAAACTTCGACAGAAAGTTGGTGTTGCAGAAGAAGCAATTAAATGA
- the hsd17b7 gene encoding 3-keto-steroid reductase isoform X1, producing the protein MKRIVLVTGANSGIGLALCERLLTTDSEIHLCLACRNTQRAMAARSALLHSHPEADISLLKVDVGDMNSVLEAAKEIKKRYSRLDYIYLNAGIMPNPQLNLKVFVKGLFSRKVVRMFATGEGLLTQEDHVNANGLQKVFATNVFGHFILIKELEPLLCCPSMTSQLIWTSSSNAHKSAFSLDDYQHSQGIESYSSSKYASDLLSLALNRQFNRRGLYSSVTCPGLVMTNLTYGILPSFFWTLIMPIMFLIRFFTNSFTLTPYNGAEALVWLYKQNPESLDPRAKYHSCTSGLGNNYVNPKKMDLREDTAEAFYKQLLELEHKLRQKVGVAEEAIK; encoded by the exons TGGCATTGGCCTGGCTCTGTGTGAGCGACTTCTCACCACCGATTCTGAAATCCACCTCTGTCTGGCATGTCGAAATACACAGCGAGCAATGGCAGCCCGGTCTGCATTACTCCACTCCCACCCTGAGGCGGATATTTCCCTCCTGAAGGTCGATGTTGGCGACATGAATTCTGTTTTAGAGGCTGCCAAAGAAATCAAAAAGAG ATATTCGAGATTAGACTACATATACCTCAATGCAGGGATTATGCCCAATCCTCAGCTGAACCTAAAGGTGTTTGTGAAAGGCCTCTTTTCCAG GAAAGTGGTAAGAATGTTTGCAACTGGAGAAGGCCTGCTGACCCAAGAGGATCATGTCAATGCGAACGGATTACAGAAGGTTTTTGCTACTAATGTCTTTGGTCATTTTATTCTG atcAAGGAGCTGGAACCACTATTATGTTGTCCTTCAATGACCTCCCAGCTAATATGGACTTCCTCCAGCAATGCTCACAAATCTGCATTCAGCCTGGATGACTACCAGCATAGTCAAGGAATAGAATCTTATAGTTCATCCAAATATGCTTCTGACCTGCTCAGCTTGGCCTTGAACAGGCAATTCAACAGACGG ggACTGTATTCATCTGTAACATGTCCAGGGCTTGTAATGACAAACCTTACATATGGAATCCTACCATCTTTTTTCTGGACATTGATAATGCCAATCATGTTTTTG atccgttttttcacaaattctttcacTCTTACTCCCTACAATGGAGCAGAGGCTTTG gtGTGGCTATATAAGCAAAATCCCGAATCATTAGATCCCCGTGCAAAGTATCACAGTTGCACATCAGGACTTGGGAATAACTATGTCAACCCAAAAAAG atggATCTTAGGGAAGACACAGCAGAAGCATTTTATAAGCAACTACTTGAACTGGAGCACAAACTTCGACAGAAAGTTGGTGTTGCAGAAGAAGCAATTAAATGA
- the hsd17b7 gene encoding 3-keto-steroid reductase isoform X3, with amino-acid sequence MKRIVLVTGANSGIGLALCERLLTTDSEIHLCLACRNTQRAMAARSALLHSHPEADISLLKVDVGDMNSVLEAAKEIKKRYSRLDYIYLNAGIMPNPQLNLKVFVKGLFSRKVVRMFATGEGLLTQEDHVNANGLQKVFATNVFGHFILIKELEPLLCCPSMTSQLIWTSSSNAHKSAFSLDDYQHSQGIESYSSSKYASDLLSLALNRQFNRRGLYSSVTCPGLVMTNLTYGILPSFFWTLIMPIMFLNGMPQIPSSSPCML; translated from the exons TGGCATTGGCCTGGCTCTGTGTGAGCGACTTCTCACCACCGATTCTGAAATCCACCTCTGTCTGGCATGTCGAAATACACAGCGAGCAATGGCAGCCCGGTCTGCATTACTCCACTCCCACCCTGAGGCGGATATTTCCCTCCTGAAGGTCGATGTTGGCGACATGAATTCTGTTTTAGAGGCTGCCAAAGAAATCAAAAAGAG ATATTCGAGATTAGACTACATATACCTCAATGCAGGGATTATGCCCAATCCTCAGCTGAACCTAAAGGTGTTTGTGAAAGGCCTCTTTTCCAG GAAAGTGGTAAGAATGTTTGCAACTGGAGAAGGCCTGCTGACCCAAGAGGATCATGTCAATGCGAACGGATTACAGAAGGTTTTTGCTACTAATGTCTTTGGTCATTTTATTCTG atcAAGGAGCTGGAACCACTATTATGTTGTCCTTCAATGACCTCCCAGCTAATATGGACTTCCTCCAGCAATGCTCACAAATCTGCATTCAGCCTGGATGACTACCAGCATAGTCAAGGAATAGAATCTTATAGTTCATCCAAATATGCTTCTGACCTGCTCAGCTTGGCCTTGAACAGGCAATTCAACAGACGG ggACTGTATTCATCTGTAACATGTCCAGGGCTTGTAATGACAAACCTTACATATGGAATCCTACCATCTTTTTTCTGGACATTGATAATGCCAATCATGTTTTTG AATGGAATGCCCCAAATCCCATCTTCTAGCCCTTGTATGTTGTAA